In Leishmania panamensis strain MHOM/PA/94/PSC-1 chromosome 6 sequence, the following proteins share a genomic window:
- a CDS encoding hypothetical protein (TriTrypDB/GeneDB-style sysID: LpmP.06.0750) produces MDSCPRNEKSSVGRGDGAAVAGPRPAQLMRLPAAPLMGVNNNSLDSQNSSSGSNRTNSSASRNSVSVVVVHACPEVTGAAVPAVAGKALHMKWGSGSGSHIDCFPVLTEPARCSANVVTVADEDAVAVNSSSGQRGGTTTISFLTSSSTVPRSRSPGPPSEDPKDNTKAPVVPAAPVVAVAEASSLPMRDTLSVVCSSSKAHLAFTRRKGSSSLLSASRVGAPTAWTIRDGPSGQQTSIIAKDSAAALQPHISYHQWHVSSDGSDDGTSSDVAVLEGRVGGTVNPRLQNTSSRAGLSSSGDGRTQCHASPTLKALDILAVGDCEDEEDGMREGAIFVGGSSLFELSPRRLSGHSSDSNTRGNAGAPRGRIPHSQSQLSLSCALLPQTAPLQSALSTTPKGPITSSSAAGQRGLLTLFAGRRSVPSRATEAPADHNGDNEESAAATACTGLRLSEDTRMRIMSSFPAAFPAELGGVMGTKHLSGRLHAQSGAPTSNPQLGETGRELQQHDGTSAPTTFSPRTATVSSRTARASSPDGVGAVIRVKSAAAVETKLAASKYTTQHRAILVPPAPAAPDSCIHPHLSASSVHSASLESEAGRLLCSSEPMTGPTASAASMTQLPSRSATALPHALVPAALQTPLAYQCSPHLPTKTAFSISSASLASPLLLGREAAVNTPTAGASPPLSRPPRSPCHLADTAASSAPAVSDIALVQLPALADTASSSPVSSSSGGGNRALLIAAGRRRPLDALTLPIKSSSLPLRVTPGDWRSVLSAGTSRSRAGPVGMHRTSLSSSAPTEASDVHITTRLGQRPCGVNGDVVSTPGLLQRARVFPSVPPPSLTAALQLSMGSTSGISCLASYGSRPTTANTHEFHSCADGLLGDAGGTIPAYHFMSASPLTFGASTTPKHLLHASTSEAAVTATTAESVGSSADVFSGAVAEVVVANHRQDESSAHHNLTASTETRRAARNPSQICDTVSSPSSGQGNSTGGRSGNRDQSSGTGRSSSGPTTPGHVVATDSTEYLDVISVMEPPACQPIAYLSAEEKRALRRHYHNRLEQPQEVGRQTSSHTAQSCSGSDAGWPQLTSLAPMTVSAKDVLLNTPTSAYLCSNSASATSSQRGVMYRGEDSVKPRRTSRMSSRTAVARLVAGLRRTVKSGITSMVRSSRRADISTDSGATDIMMGAALRGEATKTILCSDNSTSTNSPLLTRGGTREGAPTWSFSLVNQRSFGVPQTTAHMVPPEPNAGAVVAAMALPLQLSYSPSSLSQSSTVLVPVPIPTDVSSTVCGGSDAGANVALDGSAAVRDNACPLGAPPISAERQRQRQRAAPTLDNSGLRAEAVVWSEGEWVVIADKEASTASCSCKIEGGTSAAAEALVSTAEVALPLSVEHEVHNAQSSSRLPIAPSVPSYAGSSSQTLFRSCEAVVLPSVVPLHVSCIAKSHGSSRSRGSSRNSSRGGPLLAALATARSLTKRRNLLKGSRCSLLRDAGSRASPANRADDTPNTTRAPTRVGFLPLPSSASLAAKVGIAAVPSEVRGADDNDANSSCSNPLHLPPLNATTASSSHSNHSGAAAAASNTQQQQRKSSSGSLPTLRSTFVCGVPDERMRQACTLQCGHQKLCSSGDPGTATNSVDASRSSSSQTSSRHPQTGGGRCYTSATGKATEVRAVEPLYAGQGREVYDVFQSGVGVVVANDATAAPLPLLARSLAFAAPLPGVGRYDTSGSGSTTPRSTIAHAASATPFFHSVLGDDDGGRHTAEAASSMFRDVERAVWRCHNSASVGSDDPRTPRHKWVSHATAASGSSTSTPDWQLRRRSFTSGPLLSHTSAANMIDLSAPLTTAPVASSSASAISASGFSSAATALVTCSTPPRVRYAPPFPSSVAVAPQGALNSVSTLAAAAEGNIFQATPLSRRSFVSVLSGSTPSPPDAADDKDKISSALPVPDVLTCPTCTKTVSMFRPGSSQVSRWASKLRVMDSSVTSLSMTTTTTESAPSPSLRTAQRSGNFSDVAAEDSSSLSPVPKYASTATSTADSARSLALASRLLRSSLQLNRPAADRDDPLSGIASRQQLNVGNHDQPPHHSFHFAAVALPQALQLRNLLRPAAARQPPFTSVLATPSAITASLYTGNLAGVSGDDGSFENGAVHDPAMVAAKRGTACGAFLSSSAALPSLKSLHTGSNGSGSPELDHPPPEHTGNFGGGKLDVSATPSPVMELSLSILSSSSSTDSTEPERRSSRSSGGDIGVSEGAASRASIATTTGSSVSAVDSGDDDGATSANSATPLPTAMVAPGANYSPPPLSCDAAPALFHLSSLFLFHQLNGSLTSGGIPALMLDDNEPRSPLKPPPQPRSETGVPWPTGLCAATGRGTPVSQQQQKQRPSALPIPAPPDPLVRTSGALPPAGATAFIPSPLPAPTLRCGVHSIVGRTMPGGAYSVPRGGNGGAAGTGASSSKTTSHDGPDISSTTEVGMSPSGAAWVSGNVLLSRHAPSLSPCPSQSPQLLGAKCDLETALLSCAASGSDAGGASGSLVGSPSVRRSSEFPSGTLGSLLYIPPELRCGPQWRHLKQHLGGPNNASPLSSPATTPRHSDCRSSHKPMAPSFSPLPAVLAAVQVDTDAKPTTHTSSLRPSGERPLSPTAAAVVAGRRCAGDGVITDSTEEQRFSRLFQVNSDYKTLVSQRMNTQPLNNDVNEFSIVSTVSNATVTTALPEWPSKNNTGNSAMTPRNSSAHESSARPTTTAAAGAAVGARLSYTRRPNALHGSQWDGANRNTVAATATAHVSLPPRVLPHPPHERHSAEVNEPVDDGRLLGAPARVIQRSTGIDEGSSHAGSSGGGVDNDDDGGTETADHVSGV; encoded by the coding sequence ATGGACAGTTGCCCCCGAAATGAGAAGAGCAGCGTCGGGcgcggtgacggcgctgccgtcgctggtCCTCGTCCAGCTCAACTAATGCGCCTGCCAGCTGCCCCTCTTATGGGTGTAAACAACAACAGCCTCGATAGCCAAAACAGCTCCTCAGGTTCAAATAGgaccaacagcagcgccagccgcaACAGCGTCAGTGTCGTTGTCGTGCATGCCTGTCCTGAAGTtaccggtgctgctgtcccCGCGGTAGCTGGGAAGGCACTTCACATGAAgtggggcagcggcagcggtagtCACATCGACTGCTTCCCCGTCCTGACAGAGCCCGCACGTTGCAGCGCCAACGTCGTCACCGTGGCAGATGAAGATGCCGTAGCGGTGAACTCTTCTTCTGGACaacgcggcggcaccacgacCATCTCGTTCTTGACGTCGTCCTCAACAGTgccacgcagccgcagcccgGGGCCCCCTAGCGAGGACCCGAAAGACAACACAAAGGCTCCCGTCGTGCCCGCTGCACCTGTTGTCGCTGTAGCTGaggcgtcgtcgctgccgatgcgTGACACCCTCTCAGTCGTGTGCTCGTCGTCCAAAGCGCATTTGGCCTTTACGCGCAGGAAAGGTTCCAGCTCGCTGCTTTCAGCCTCGCGCGTAGGGGCGCCCACGGCATGGACCATTAGAGACGGCCCCAGCGGGCAGCAGACGTCCATCATCGCGAAggacagtgctgctgcgttgcaACCACACATATCGTATCATCAGTGGCACGTtagcagcgacggcagcgacgacggcaccTCATCGGATGTGGCGGTGTTAGAGGGACGCGTGGGTGGCACCGTGAACCCGCGTCTGCAgaacaccagcagcagagctggGCTGAGCTccagcggcgatggcagGACGCAATGCCACGCATCTCCGACGCTCAAGGCACTGGACATCCTTGCCGTTGGCGATTgtgaagacgaagaggatggGATGCGTGAGGGGGCCATCTTCGTTGGCGGATCAAGTCTGTTCGAACTAAGCCCACGGCGTCTCTCTGgtcacagcagcgacagcaacacCAGGGGCAATGCGGGAGCTCCTCGAGGTAGAATTCCGCATTCGCAAAGCCAACTGAGCCTTAGCTGTGCGTTGCTTCCGCAGACCGCACCCCTGCAGTCGGCTTTGTCTACGACGCCGAAGGGGCCTATTACATCATCCAGCGCTGCGGGCCAGCGAGGGCTACTGACGCTGTTCGCTGGCCGGCGGTCTGTGCCATCGCGAGCGACAGAGGCGCCTGCTGACCACAACGGCGACAATGAGgagtcggcggcggcaacagcgtGTACCGGTTTGCGGCTGAGTGAAGATACCAGAATGAGGATCATGTCGTCCTTTCCGGCCGCTTTCCCTGCCGAGCTCGGTGGCGTCATGGGTACGAAGCACTTAAGTGGTCGGCTGCACGCGCAGTCCGGCGCACCGACGTCGAACCCGCAACTCGGGGAGACGGGGCGagaactgcagcagcacgatgGCACCTCAGCGCCCACAACTTTCTCTCCACGCACAGCAACAGTTTCTTCTAGGACGGCTCGTGCTTCGTCGCCTGATGGTGTCGGTGCGGTGATCAGGGTCaagagcgcagcagctgtcgaGACGAAGCTTGCTGCCTCGAAGTACACGACACAGCACCGCGCCATTTTAGTCccgcctgcgccagcagctccagaCAGCTGCATCCACCCACATCTCTCCGCGTCTTCTGTTCACAGCGCCTCCCTCGAGTCTGAGGCAGGCCGGCTCCTTTGTTCCTCGGAGCCGATGACCGGGCCGACGGCGTCCGCGGCGAGCAtgacgcagctgccgagccgcagcgccaccgcccttCCACACGCTCTAGtgcccgcagcgctgcagacCCCATTAGCGTACCAGTGCAGCCCTCACTTGCCCACGAAGACggccttctccatctcttctgcttctctggcGTCACCACTCTTGCTAGGGAGAGAGGCTGCTGTCAACACCCCCACTGCCggcgcatcgccgccgctctcgcGGCCTCCGCGATCTCCGTGCCACCTCGCTGACACGGCGGCGTCATCTGCCCCGGCTGTAAGCGATATAGCCCTAGTCCAGTTGCCGGCACTGGCGGATACTGCTTCATCTTCGCctgtttcttcttcgtccGGGGGCGGTAACAGGGCCCTGCTTATTGCTGCCGGACGCCGGCGTCCGCTGGACGCGTTGACGCTACCAATCAAGTCATCGTCATTGCCGTTGAGGGTCACGCCGGGCGACTGGAGGTCAGTGTTGTCGGCTGGCACGTCGCGCAGCCGGGCTGGCCCCGTGGGGATGCATAGGACGTCTTTATCTTCTTCCGCACCAACAGAGGCATCGGATGTCCATATCACTACCCGGCTGGGACAGCGGCCGTGCGGTGTCAACGGAGATGTTGTGTCGACACCGGGCCTGCTCCAACGAGCGCGCGTGTTTCCGTCTGTGCCACCACCGTCCTTgacagctgcgctgcagctctccatgggcagcaccagcggtaTCAGCTGCCTCGCATCGTACGGCTCACGCCCGACGACGGCGAACACGCACGAGTTTCACAGCTGTGCTGATGGATTGTTGGGCGATGCGGGTGGCACCATTCCCGCTTACCACTTCATGTCGGCCTCGCCGCTTACCTTCGGCGCATCCACTACCCCgaagcacctcctccacgcttCTACGAGCGAAGCAGCAGTaacagcaacgacagcggAGTCAGTCGGTTCATCTGCGGATGTGTTCagtggcgccgtcgcagaggtggtggtggcaaacCACCGTCAAGACGAGTCGTCCGCACACCATAACCTCACTGCCTCCACGGAAACCAGGCGAGCAGCACGAAATCCTTCACAAATCTGTGACACAGTGAGCTCACCGTCGAGCGGACAAGGCAATAGTACcggcggcagaagcggcaATAGGGACCAGAGCTCTGGCACGGGGCGATCGTCCTCTGGCCCAACGACACCAGGGCACGTTGTCGCGACGGACAGCACGGAGTACCTCGACGTGATTAGCGTAATGGAGCCGCCTGCGTGCCAACCCATCGCGTACCTCTCGgccgaggaaaagagagcgctgcgccgccactaTCACAATCGCTtggagcagccgcaggaggTTGGTCGGCAGACATCCTCGCACACGGCACAGagttgcagcggcagcgatgcaggaTGGCCGCAActcacctctctcgcccccaTGACCGTCTCTGCAAAGGATGTTCTGTTGAACACGCCGACTTCCGCATATTTGTGTAGCAACAGCGCATCGGCAACGTCATCGCAGCGGGGCGTCATGTATCGCGGAGAGGACTCCGTCAAGCCTCGCCGCACGTCGAGGATGTCCTCTCGGACGGCTGTCGCTCGGCTTGTAGCGGGGTTGCGCCGTACTGTGAAGAGTGGCATAACTTCGATGGTGAGGTCATCCAGGAGGGCGGATATCAGCACAGACAGCGGCGCAACCGACATCATGATGGGTGCCGCGCTCCGCGGCGAAGCTACCAAGACGATTCTGTGTAGCGATAACTCGACCTCCACCAACTCCCCATTGCTAACGCGGGGCGGGACGCGGGAGGGGGCACCTACGTGGTCCTTCTCTCTGGTGAACCAGCGCAGCTTTGGTGTCCCGCAAACAACGGCTCACATGGTTCCCCCTGAACCCAATGCGGGTGCTGTTGTGGCGGCGATGGCTTtaccgctgcagctctcgtACTCACCGTCGTCACTCTCGCAGTCCTCCACTGTGCTGGTGCCGGTGCCCATACCGACGGACGTGAGCAGCACGGTctgcggtggcagtgacgcCGGTGCTAATGTGGCGCTGGATGGGTCCGCAGCTGTGAGGGATAACGCGTGCCCACTTGGGGCGCCTCCGATTTCTGCGGAACGCCAGCGGCAGAGACAGCGTGCGGCGCCCACGCTCGACAACAGTGGACTCCGGGCGGAGGCCGTGGTGTGGTCCGAGGGGGAGTGGGTCGTCATCGCCGACAAGGAGGCATCTACAgcaagctgcagctgcaagaTTGAGGGGGGCACAAGCGCAGCCGCCGAGGCTTTGGTCTCCACCGCCGAGGTCGCGTTACCGCTGTCGGTGGAGCACGAGGTCCACAATGCTCAATCGTCGTCGCGACTGCCCATCGCCCCATCAGTCCCAAGCTACGCCGGGTCCAGCAGTCAGACACTCTTCAGGAGCTGCGAGGCCGTTGTACTGCCCAGCGTAGTTCCTCTGCATGTCAGCTGCATCGCCAAatcgcacggcagcagccgcagccgcggaAGCTCACGTAATTCATCTAGAGGCGGGCCACTGCTCGCCGCCTTGGCCACCGCGCGGAGCTTGACGAAGCGCCGAAATTTACTCAAGGGgagccgctgctctctcctgcgTGACGCAGGTAGTCGAGCATCACCTGCCAATCGCGCTGATGACACACCCAACACCACGAGGGCCCCCACGCGTGTGGGTTTCTTGCCATTGCCATCGTCCGCCTCGTTAGCTGCCAAAGTAGGAATAGCAGCAGTGCCGAGTGAGGTGCGTGGCGCTGACGATAACGATGCCAACAGCAGCTGTAGCAATCCATTACATCTTCCGCCGTTGAACGCAACAacggccagcagcagccacagcaaccacagcggcgctgctgccgccgcttctaacacgcagcagcagcagcgtaaGAGCTCGAGTGGCAGCCTACCGACACTGCGATCGACTTTCGTATGCGGCGTGCCAGACGAGAGAATGCGCCAGGCGTGTACTCTGCAGTGCGGACACCAAAAattgtgcagcagcggagaccCCGGCACTGCGACGAACAGCGTGGATGCTTCACGGTCATCATCATCGCAGACGTCGTCTCGTCACCCCCAAACGGGCGGAGGCAGGTGCTACACATCTGCCACAGGGAAAGCGACAGAGGTGAGGGCGGTGGAGCCACTCTATGCTGGACAAGGCCGGGAGGTGTACGACGTCTTCCAGAGCGGTGTGGGCGTCGTTGTGGCGAACGATGCGacggctgcaccgctgccgttgctaGCCCGCTCGCTCGCGTtcgcggcgccactgccgggAGTTGGGAGATACGACACTTCTGGCAGCGGTTCAACGACGCCGCGGAGCACCATTGCCCATGCGGCCTCAGCGACGCCATTCTTTCATTCTGTGTTAGGCGACGATGATGGTGGGCGACACACAGCTGAGGCGGCCTCCAGCATGTTCAGGGATGTGGAGAGAGCAGTTTGGCGCTGCCACAACAGCGCGagcgtcggcagcgacgacccGCGCACCCCCCGACACAAATGGGTCTCTCACGCCACAGCTGCCTCTGGCTCGTCGACATCGACGCCGGATTGGCAGCTCCGTCGTCGCTCTTTCACCTCCGGCCCCTTGCTGTCTCACACGTCCGCGGCGAATATGATCGATCTTTCCGCACCGCTCACCACAGCGCCAGTGGCGTCGTCCAGTGCCTCGGCGATATCGGCGTCTGGTTTCAGCTCTGCTGCTACCGCCTTGGTGACGTGCTCTACGCCTCCGCGAGTCCGGTATGCCCCACCATTccccagcagcgtcgccgtggcACCCCAGGGAGCGCTGAACTCCGTCAGCACCctggctgccgcggcggagggGAACATCTTCCAGGCTACACCACTGAGTAGGCGCTCCTTCGTGAGCGTCCTCTCCGGCAGCACTCCATCACCGCCCGACGCAGCAGACGACAAGGACAAGATATCGTCCGCTCTCCCAGTCCCCGACGTGCTCACCTGCCCTACTTGCACGAAGACGGTTTCCATGTTCCGACCGGGTAGCAGTCAGGTCAGTCGATGGGCCTCAAAGCTGCGCGTCATGGACTCGAGTGTCACCTCCCTCTCGAtgacgacaacaacaactgagtcggcgccatcgccgtcactGCGCACGGCCCAGCGCTCCGGCAACTTCAGTGACGTTGCTGCCGAGGACTCATCCTCGCTCTCACCTGTGCCTAAGTACGCATCTACAGCAACTAGTACAGCGGACAGCGCACGGTCACTTGCGCTGGCATCACGGCTATTGAGAAGTTCGCTTCAGCTCAACAGGCCAGCGGCTGACCGCGACGATCCCTTAAGTGGCATTGCCAGCCGTCAGCAGCTCAACGTTGGCAATCACGACCAACCGCCGCACCACTCCTTCCActtcgctgccgtcgctctgccacaggcactgcagctgcggaaTCTACTCAGGCCAGCTGCGGCAAGGCAGCCACCGTTTACATCTGTGTTGGCGACCCCTagcgccatcaccgcctcgcTGTACACTGGGAACTTGGCCGGTGtgagcggcgacgacggcagcttCGAGAATGGCGCCGTCCACGACCCTGCCATGGTAGCTGCGAAGCGGGGCACAGCATGTGGAGCCTTCTTGAGCAgctctgctgcactgccCAGTTTGAAGAGTTTGCACACgggcagcaacggcagcggcagtcccGAATTGGATCATCCACCTCCTGAGCACACTGGCAACTTCGGAGGTGGAAAGCTCGATGTCTCTGCGACGCCGTCTCCCGTGATGGAGCTCTCCCTTTCGATCTTATCGTCATCATCCTCCACAGACTCCACCGAGCCGGAGCgccgaagcagcaggagtAGTGGCGGAGATATTGGCGTTAGCGAGGGTGCGGCGAGTCGGGCATCCATAGCGACAACGACCGGCTCATCAGTCAGTGCTGTCGATAGCGGGGATGATGATGGTGCTACGAGCGCAAACTCCGCTACCCCTCTACCAACGGCCATGGTGGCACCTGGTGCGAACTactcgccgccaccgctctcGTGTgatgcggcgccggcgctgttTCATCTTTCGagtctgtttctctttcaccaGCTCAATGGGAGCCTTACTAGCGGCGGCATCCCAGCGCTCATGCTGGACGACAACGAGCCGAGATCGCCGCTGAAGCCACCGCCACAACCACGGAGTGAGACAGGGGTTCCGTGGCCCACCGGCCTCTGCGCCGCAACTGGGCGCGGCACCCCCGTGtcgcaacaacaacagaagcAAAGGCCCAGTGCTCTGCCGATCCCGGCTCCGCCTGACCCACTAGTGCGGACCTCAGGGGCCTTGCCGCCCGCCGGTGCGACCGCATTCATTCCTTCCCCACTCCCAGCACCGACACTCCGATGTGGCGTACATTCGATTGTGGGAAGAACGATGCCAGGCGGAGCGTACTCCGTGCCGCGCGGCGGgaacggcggtgctgctggcactGGCGCGAGCAGCTCGAAGACGACGAGTCACGACGGTCCAGATATTTCCTCTACAACGGAGGTTGGGATGTCGCCGTCCGGGGCAGCTTGGGTCTCAGGGAACGTTCTGCTGTCCCGCCACGCGCCCTCTCTCAGTCCTTGCCCATCTCAGTCACCGCAACTGCTCGGTGCCAAGTGCGACCTGGAGACAGCTTTACTGTCGTGTGCCGCCTCTGGTAGTGACGCTGGCGGCGCGAGCGGCAGTCTTGTGGGCAGTCCCAGCGTGCGTAGGTCATCTGAGTTCCCCAGTGGCACGCTTGGGTCGCTTCTCTATATTCCCCCtgagctgcgctgcgggCCGCAGTGGCGCCATCTAAAGCAGCACTTGGGGGGCCCCAACAACGCCTCCCCGCTCTCCTCACCGGCGACCACGCCACGCCACAGCGACTGCAGGTCCTCGCATAAACCAATGGCGCCGTCCTTCTCTCCATTGCCGGCGGTCCTCGCTGCCGTACAAGTAGACACCGATGCAAAGCCGACGACAcacacctcctcgctgcggCCGTCCGGTGAGCGTCCTCTCTcgccaacggcggcggcggtcgtggcagggcggcggtgcgccggTGATGGTGTGATAACAGACTCGACTGAGGAGCAGCGCTTCTCGCGACTGTTTCAGGTGAATAGCGACTACAAGACGCTTGTTTCTCAGAGGATGAACACGCAGCCTCTCAACAATGACGTGAACGAGTTCTCTATCGTTTCTACTGTGAGCAACGCGACCGTGACGACGGCGCTTCCAGAGTGGCCAAGCAAGAACAACACCGGCAACTCTGCGATGACGCCCCGGAACTCGAGCGCACACGAGAGTAGCGCGCGGCCAACCACTACAGCTGCAGCCGGGGCCGCGGTGGGCGCGCGCCTGTCGTATACACGCAGGCCCAATGCGTTACACGGCAGCCAGTGGGATGGGGCGAACAGGAATACTGTTGCCGCGACGGCGACTGCGCATGTCAGTTTACCACCGCGGGTGCTGCCACACCCCCCACACGAGCGACATTCAGCGGAGGTGAATGAGCCGGTAGACGATGGGCGGCTGCTCGGCGCTCCCGCTAGAGTGATACAGAGAAGCACCGGGATCGATgaaggcagcagccacgccggcagcagtggcggaggcgtcgacaatgacgacgacggcggcacgGAGACTGCCGACCACGTATCCGGTGTCTAG